One Methanoculleus sp. 7T genomic window carries:
- a CDS encoding alpha/beta hydrolase gives MLSPAEVLSALKGRISPGILPPPSRRPTVEPVRTPDDIPAFWVTTPASRPDRTLLFFHGGGFTAGSTADHLDLCAGLADAARAEVFSVDYRLAPEHPFPAAVEDCLAAYRHLVRGGRSPAQVVPVGISAGGTLVLSMLLSARDEGFPMPAAAVCLSPAVEMLFLGESVLFNRETDWLTPRHLAGIREDYLAGHDPADPLASPLYADLGGLPPLLVQAGSGEVLIDGIAAFVDTAELQGVPVTFDCAEGMFHCWQAFAAVLPEGAVAVERVGMFVRRWVPGGPVR, from the coding sequence ATGCTCTCGCCGGCGGAGGTCCTCTCGGCCCTCAAAGGGCGCATATCCCCCGGCATCCTCCCGCCCCCCTCCCGGCGCCCAACCGTCGAGCCGGTGCGGACCCCGGACGACATCCCCGCGTTCTGGGTGACGACGCCCGCATCCCGGCCGGACCGAACCCTCCTCTTCTTCCACGGCGGCGGGTTTACCGCCGGCTCGACGGCCGACCACCTCGACCTCTGCGCCGGGCTTGCGGACGCGGCGCGGGCGGAGGTCTTCTCGGTCGACTACCGGCTCGCGCCGGAGCATCCCTTCCCGGCCGCGGTGGAGGACTGTCTCGCCGCCTATCGGCACTTGGTCCGCGGAGGGCGTTCCCCGGCACAAGTTGTGCCGGTCGGGATCTCGGCCGGGGGGACGCTTGTCCTCTCGATGCTTCTATCAGCCCGCGACGAGGGGTTCCCGATGCCGGCAGCGGCGGTCTGCCTCTCCCCGGCGGTTGAAATGCTCTTCCTCGGCGAATCGGTGCTCTTCAACCGCGAGACCGACTGGCTCACGCCGAGACACCTCGCCGGGATCCGGGAGGACTACCTCGCGGGCCACGACCCTGCCGACCCCCTCGCCTCCCCGCTCTATGCGGACCTCGGCGGTCTGCCGCCGCTCCTCGTGCAGGCCGGGAGCGGGGAGGTTCTGATCGACGGCATTGCGGCGTTTGTCGACACTGCGGAACTGCAGGGTGTCCCCGTCACATTCGACTGTGCGGAGGGAATGTTCCACTGCTGGCAGGCCTTTGCCGCCGTTCTGCCTGAGGGTGCGGTGGCGGTGGAGCGGGTCGGGATGTTTGTGAGGCGGTGGGTGCCGGGCGGGCCGGTGAGGTAG
- a CDS encoding CheB methylesterase domain-containing protein: protein MENSAPLHRGGRTIVVIGSSTGGPRTLETIFSGFPLADAAIVIVQHMPHYINNALCRHLARTCLMDVKIAEDGERVEHGTIYVAPSDVHLSLEGNRAIHLFCDEKVQYVRPSIDVAMTSLERSGDDRFVGVVLTGMGSDGAEGIRHIKSIGGITIAQALQTCAIHAMPRAAFETGRVDRMLAPEGIRERLIRIAGIL, encoded by the coding sequence ATGGAGAACTCTGCACCGCTTCACCGGGGCGGCCGGACAATCGTGGTCATCGGTTCGTCGACCGGCGGTCCGAGAACGCTGGAAACGATCTTTTCGGGATTCCCGCTCGCCGATGCTGCCATCGTCATCGTCCAGCATATGCCGCACTACATCAACAACGCGCTCTGCAGGCATCTCGCCCGGACATGCCTGATGGATGTCAAAATTGCCGAAGACGGCGAACGGGTGGAGCACGGCACGATCTACGTAGCCCCCAGCGACGTCCACCTGAGCCTCGAAGGAAACCGGGCGATTCACCTCTTCTGCGACGAGAAGGTCCAGTACGTCAGGCCCTCGATCGACGTCGCCATGACGTCGCTTGAGCGGAGCGGAGACGACCGGTTCGTCGGGGTGGTCCTTACGGGGATGGGAAGCGACGGCGCCGAAGGGATCCGTCACATCAAGTCCATCGGGGGTATCACCATCGCGCAGGCTCTTCAGACCTGCGCCATCCACGCTATGCCCCGCGCCGCGTTCGAGACGGGGCGGGTTGACCGGATGCTCGCCCCGGAAGGGATTCGGGAGCGGCTCATCCGGATCGCCGGGATCCTCTGA
- a CDS encoding DUF1829 domain-containing protein: MINEIQSLLDEYTRWLKEKTQVRQVDEWVEITTPYLDRHNDYLQIYVRRQNNGYTLTDAGYILQDLELSGCKLDTPKRKALLMMTLRGFGVKLNGDMLEVHTSAANFAASKHNLIQAMLVVDDLFALATPMTASLFYEDVVAWLEAHEIRYTPNVKFTGQSGFDHLFDFIIPKSQNQPERIVKTISSPGRDTAQAAAFAWFDIKDVRPPNSKAYAILNDIDRPVPGNVPDALQNYGVKTVLWSRREDVAGELAG; encoded by the coding sequence ATGATCAACGAAATCCAGAGCCTGCTGGACGAGTACACACGCTGGCTCAAGGAGAAGACGCAGGTGAGGCAGGTGGACGAGTGGGTGGAGATCACAACACCCTATCTCGACCGGCACAACGACTATCTCCAGATCTACGTCCGGCGTCAGAACAACGGTTATACCCTTACCGATGCTGGATACATCCTTCAGGACCTGGAACTCTCCGGCTGCAAACTTGATACACCGAAGAGGAAAGCGTTGTTGATGATGACACTCAGGGGGTTTGGTGTGAAGTTGAATGGGGACATGCTCGAAGTGCACACCTCTGCTGCAAATTTTGCAGCCAGTAAGCATAACCTGATACAGGCGATGCTCGTCGTCGACGATCTCTTCGCTCTTGCAACACCGATGACGGCGAGCCTGTTTTACGAAGATGTTGTCGCCTGGCTTGAGGCGCATGAGATCCGGTACACGCCAAATGTAAAATTTACCGGTCAGAGCGGGTTTGATCACCTCTTCGACTTTATTATTCCCAAATCCCAGAACCAGCCGGAACGAATCGTCAAGACGATCAGTTCTCCAGGCAGAGATACAGCACAGGCGGCTGCATTTGCCTGGTTCGACATAAAGGATGTCCGTCCCCCCAACTCGAAAGCCTATGCCATCCTGAATGATATCGACCGTCCTGTCCCGGGAAACGTCCCAGACGCGCTGCAGAACTACGGAGTGAAGACGGTTCTCTGGAGCAGGCGGGAAGACGTTGCGGGAGAGTTAGCGGGATGA
- a CDS encoding YkgJ family cysteine cluster protein, producing the protein MSMPVRQPSGARGGSTIAGKCCQCGSCCSHMRDVHRVIEERGDYMFVVHNHYTGDAEEVRVDPDKIALFEDRSSIEGLPNACPFLRFDGETGKAWCTVHLTRPDLCREYCCRLLILDSQGKLAGRVTYQRALIPDTGELGRLWERVQPTLDGLCGTEWDDAFITILTAAGYRVRR; encoded by the coding sequence ATGAGCATGCCAGTACGCCAGCCATCCGGTGCTCGGGGAGGGAGCACCATCGCCGGTAAGTGCTGTCAGTGCGGCAGCTGCTGCAGCCACATGCGGGACGTCCACAGGGTTATCGAAGAGCGTGGCGACTACATGTTTGTCGTGCACAACCACTATACCGGGGATGCAGAAGAGGTGCGGGTCGATCCGGACAAGATCGCCCTCTTCGAGGACAGGAGCAGCATCGAGGGACTGCCGAACGCATGCCCCTTTCTGAGATTTGACGGGGAGACGGGAAAGGCGTGGTGCACGGTCCACCTGACACGCCCCGACCTCTGCCGCGAATACTGCTGCCGCCTGCTCATCCTTGATTCGCAGGGGAAGCTGGCGGGACGCGTGACATACCAGAGAGCGCTGATTCCGGACACCGGCGAGCTCGGCCGGCTCTGGGAACGGGTGCAACCGACGCTGGACGGGCTCTGCGGCACGGAATGGGATGACGCCTTCATCACTATTCTCACGGCAGCCGGATACCGTGTCCGCCGGTAG
- a CDS encoding DNA-directed DNA polymerase II large subunit, whose product MEVSPATARYFEGLMAGLASAMELAAAARARGLDPTTKIEIPIASDLADRVEALLGYKGIAARLRELEQEMSREEVALRIGDDFVARKFGETTQEEILDHAIRAAMALLTEGVVAAPTEGIAKVSLGKNDDGTDYLKIYYAGPIRSAGGTAQALSVLVGDYVRQALGINRYIPRPEEVERYIEEIRQYNSIMSLQYLPSEKELRMIIENCPVCIDGEPTEQQEVSGYRNLERVETNTVRGGMALVVAEGLALKAPKVLKNVRKMKMQGWDWLEEMISGGASAKSDDDDKGAIIKPKDKYIRDLIGGRPVFSYPMRKGGFRLRLGRSRNTGFAAAGLNPATMHILGDFLAVGTQMKVERPGKAAGIVPVDSIQGPTVKLRSGEVRRVDDAAEAKRIVHQVEEILDDGEILISFGEFMENNHPLMPPSYCEEWWRLEGGPRHPENELEAIEFALGGVPLHPDYTYLWDDVAPADIALLADRVSAGGRVEDGVLTLPNTPEVKAILEELLVPHRLSGDRIAIPEYLVLLACLGLTLQLEKRPEWRDASLENSLDLVMHLSGFVVRSRAGTRIGGRMGRPGKSKPREMKPPPHSLFPIGDEGGSRRSFQAACASKPRSNTDGGVIEVEVGERRCPACGAFTYKNLCECGTHTVPILRCPKCGQEIGKDQCPRCNVTTVCLQKISINVKAEYMAALENLGVRDSAVTLLKGVKGLISRERPVEPIEKGILRALQNLYVFKDGTVRYDMIDLPLTHFRPDEVGVPIERLRELGYTHDIYGRELTAADQVLELRHQDILVSEDCGEWLVRVAKFVDDLLVKVYGLEPFYRAEKPLDLVGQLLMGLAPHTSAGVLARLIGFSKAGVGYGHPFFHAAKRRNCFAGDTEISVFDGRQWTTVPIRQFVVENFDVSKPGIDHVGTFYSDPQQPFYVRSVDPQGKVSIKKVTSVSAHRAPAHLIRFMTRRGRVLSVTPDHAMLVWDTDYLRKIRALEVKIGDRVPAEEGGLVISDEVVARETVQALDDRVYCLTVAENHTLVANGIFCGQCDGDEDCVMLLLDGLINFSRAYLPETRGGTMDAPLVLTTRIDPAEVDKESLNVDVCDHYPLEVYNGCLAYAHPKDLDKFVDRVERRLGTPAQVEGFFFTNPTTNISAGPLESTYTTLGSMLDKLEAELDLAKKIRAVDADDVAERVLNTHFIRDLQGNLNAFSKQKVRCMKCNAKYRRMPLAGKCTRCGGNVIPTVHEGSVKKYLEMSRNICETYAISEYTKQRVEVLFMQIESTFGQPPERQLGLADFM is encoded by the coding sequence ATGGAGGTCTCACCTGCTACCGCCCGATACTTCGAGGGCCTAATGGCCGGACTCGCATCAGCCATGGAGTTGGCCGCTGCCGCACGGGCTCGCGGACTCGATCCGACGACGAAGATCGAGATCCCGATAGCAAGCGACCTCGCCGACCGCGTGGAGGCGCTCCTCGGCTACAAGGGAATCGCGGCCAGGCTCCGGGAACTCGAACAGGAGATGTCCCGAGAAGAGGTGGCGCTCCGCATCGGCGACGATTTTGTGGCACGGAAGTTCGGCGAGACCACACAGGAGGAGATCCTCGACCACGCCATCCGGGCGGCGATGGCGCTCCTGACCGAGGGTGTGGTGGCCGCCCCGACCGAGGGGATCGCGAAGGTCAGCCTCGGGAAGAACGACGACGGGACCGATTACCTAAAGATCTATTACGCGGGCCCAATCCGGAGCGCCGGCGGGACGGCGCAGGCGCTCTCGGTGCTGGTGGGCGACTACGTGCGCCAGGCCCTCGGGATCAACCGCTACATCCCCCGCCCCGAGGAGGTGGAGCGCTACATCGAGGAGATCAGGCAGTACAACAGCATCATGAGCCTGCAGTACCTCCCAAGCGAGAAGGAACTCCGGATGATCATCGAGAACTGCCCGGTCTGCATCGACGGCGAGCCGACCGAGCAGCAGGAGGTGAGCGGCTACCGGAACCTTGAGCGGGTGGAGACCAACACCGTCCGGGGCGGGATGGCGCTGGTCGTCGCTGAAGGGTTGGCGCTGAAAGCCCCGAAAGTCCTGAAAAACGTCAGAAAGATGAAGATGCAGGGCTGGGACTGGCTCGAGGAGATGATCAGCGGGGGCGCTTCCGCAAAGAGCGACGATGACGATAAGGGCGCCATCATCAAGCCCAAGGATAAGTACATCAGGGACCTGATCGGCGGCCGGCCGGTCTTCTCCTACCCGATGCGCAAAGGGGGGTTCCGGCTGCGCCTCGGCCGGTCCCGGAACACCGGGTTTGCGGCCGCGGGCTTAAATCCGGCGACGATGCACATCCTCGGCGACTTCCTCGCGGTCGGGACCCAGATGAAGGTCGAACGGCCCGGGAAGGCGGCGGGGATCGTGCCCGTGGACTCTATCCAGGGGCCGACGGTCAAACTCCGGAGCGGCGAGGTGCGCCGGGTAGACGACGCGGCGGAGGCCAAGCGGATTGTCCACCAGGTCGAAGAGATCCTGGACGACGGCGAGATCCTGATCAGCTTCGGCGAGTTCATGGAGAACAACCACCCGTTGATGCCCCCGTCTTACTGCGAGGAGTGGTGGAGGCTCGAGGGAGGGCCGCGGCACCCGGAGAACGAACTCGAGGCTATCGAGTTCGCCCTCGGCGGGGTCCCCCTCCACCCTGATTACACCTACCTCTGGGACGACGTCGCACCGGCGGATATCGCCCTCCTCGCCGACCGGGTCAGCGCCGGCGGCAGGGTCGAGGACGGGGTGTTGACGCTGCCGAATACCCCTGAGGTGAAGGCGATCCTCGAAGAACTCCTGGTTCCCCATCGCCTCTCCGGGGACCGGATCGCGATACCTGAGTACCTGGTGCTCCTTGCCTGCCTCGGCCTGACGCTGCAACTCGAGAAGCGGCCTGAGTGGCGGGACGCTTCCCTAGAGAACTCGCTCGACCTCGTGATGCACCTCTCGGGCTTCGTGGTCCGCTCAAGAGCGGGCACCAGAATCGGCGGCCGGATGGGAAGGCCGGGAAAGTCGAAGCCGCGGGAGATGAAACCGCCGCCGCACTCGCTCTTCCCGATCGGGGACGAGGGCGGATCGCGCCGGTCGTTCCAGGCGGCCTGCGCTTCAAAGCCCCGGTCCAACACGGACGGCGGCGTGATCGAGGTAGAGGTCGGCGAGCGGCGCTGCCCGGCCTGCGGCGCCTTCACCTACAAGAACCTCTGCGAGTGCGGCACGCACACGGTCCCGATCCTCAGGTGCCCGAAGTGCGGGCAGGAGATCGGCAAGGACCAGTGCCCCCGGTGCAACGTGACGACGGTCTGCCTCCAGAAGATCTCGATCAACGTCAAGGCCGAGTACATGGCGGCTCTGGAGAACCTCGGTGTGCGCGACTCGGCCGTCACGCTCTTGAAGGGCGTGAAAGGGCTGATATCCCGCGAGCGGCCGGTGGAGCCGATCGAGAAGGGGATCCTCCGGGCATTGCAAAACCTTTATGTCTTCAAGGACGGGACCGTCCGCTACGATATGATCGACCTTCCCCTGACCCATTTCCGGCCCGACGAGGTCGGTGTCCCTATCGAGCGACTCCGTGAACTCGGCTACACCCACGACATCTACGGCCGGGAACTCACCGCCGCCGACCAGGTGCTGGAACTCCGCCACCAGGACATCTTGGTTTCGGAGGACTGCGGCGAATGGCTGGTCCGGGTGGCGAAGTTCGTCGACGACCTCCTCGTGAAGGTCTACGGGCTCGAACCCTTCTACCGGGCGGAGAAGCCGCTCGACCTCGTGGGTCAGCTCCTGATGGGGCTTGCCCCGCACACCAGCGCCGGCGTCCTCGCCCGGCTCATCGGGTTCTCGAAGGCCGGGGTCGGCTACGGCCACCCGTTCTTCCACGCAGCAAAGCGGCGGAACTGTTTTGCGGGCGACACCGAGATCAGCGTCTTCGACGGCCGGCAGTGGACGACCGTCCCTATCCGCCAGTTCGTTGTGGAGAACTTCGACGTCTCGAAGCCCGGCATCGACCACGTGGGAACGTTCTACTCCGACCCGCAGCAGCCGTTCTATGTCCGGAGCGTCGATCCCCAAGGGAAGGTCAGCATAAAGAAGGTCACCTCGGTCTCGGCCCACCGGGCTCCGGCGCACTTGATCCGATTTATGACACGGCGAGGGAGAGTCCTCTCTGTCACCCCCGACCACGCGATGCTGGTCTGGGACACCGATTACCTCCGAAAGATCAGGGCGCTTGAGGTGAAGATCGGCGACCGTGTCCCGGCTGAGGAAGGGGGGCTCGTCATCAGCGACGAGGTCGTCGCGCGGGAGACCGTTCAGGCGCTCGACGACCGGGTCTACTGTCTGACGGTCGCGGAGAACCACACCCTGGTCGCAAACGGCATCTTCTGCGGGCAGTGCGACGGGGACGAGGACTGCGTGATGCTTCTCCTCGATGGGCTGATCAACTTCTCCCGGGCCTACCTCCCCGAGACCCGGGGCGGGACGATGGACGCACCGCTGGTCCTGACCACCAGGATAGACCCGGCGGAGGTCGACAAGGAGAGCCTCAACGTCGATGTCTGCGACCACTACCCCCTTGAGGTCTACAACGGTTGCCTCGCCTACGCCCACCCAAAAGACCTCGACAAATTCGTCGACCGGGTGGAGCGGCGCCTTGGAACCCCGGCACAGGTCGAGGGGTTCTTCTTCACCAACCCGACGACGAACATCTCCGCAGGGCCGCTCGAGTCCACCTACACGACGCTCGGTTCGATGCTCGACAAGCTCGAGGCGGAACTCGACCTCGCAAAGAAGATCCGGGCGGTGGACGCCGACGACGTCGCGGAGCGGGTCTTAAACACCCACTTCATCCGGGACCTCCAGGGCAACCTCAATGCCTTCTCGAAGCAGAAGGTGCGGTGCATGAAGTGCAACGCGAAGTATCGGCGGATGCCGCTTGCCGGGAAGTGCACCCGGTGCGGCGGGAACGTCATCCCCACGGTCCACGAGGGGTCGGTGAAGAAGTACCTGGAGATGTCGCGCAACATCTGCGAGACCTACGCGATATCCGAGTACACGAAGCAGCGGGTGGAGGTGCTCTTCATGCAGATCGAGTCCACCTTCGGCCAGCCCCCTGAACGGCAACTCGGGCTCGCGGACTTCATGTGA
- a CDS encoding PKD domain-containing protein — protein sequence MRTIHRYLDRHNQQLDLWTFGDGGTSTEQNPRYRYTKPGTYTVSLTVTEPVGSDTKTVTDYILVTGKKA from the coding sequence ATTCGTACAATTCACCGATACCTCGACAGGCACAATCAACAGCTGGACCTCTGGACCTTTGGAGACGGCGGGACCAGTACCGAGCAGAACCCCCGGTACAGGTATACCAAGCCCGGAACCTACACGGTATCCCTGACAGTCACCGAACCGGTAGGATCAGATACGAAGACGGTCACGGATTACATTCTGGTGACGGGAAAGAAGGCGTAA
- a CDS encoding DUF6978 family protein: protein MSSIILDQATADALIAVSKVRANDEVSYYPGIGGRISLPLLSSDGRESFQLDIWRGRIDLRKGTYQNRARQVVVLVRLDFGGAPHRNPDGREVPSPHLHIYREGYGDKWAFEVPSDQFTEIHDPWQALQDFMRYCNIIVPPKIQKGIQ from the coding sequence ATGAGTTCTATCATCCTTGACCAGGCGACCGCGGACGCGCTCATTGCTGTCTCAAAAGTCAGGGCAAACGACGAGGTGTCCTACTATCCCGGGATAGGAGGTCGCATCTCGTTGCCCCTCCTCTCCAGCGACGGGCGGGAATCATTTCAACTTGACATCTGGAGGGGCAGGATCGATCTCAGGAAGGGCACGTACCAGAACCGCGCGAGGCAGGTCGTCGTGCTTGTCAGGCTGGACTTTGGCGGCGCCCCGCACAGGAACCCCGATGGTAGGGAGGTGCCCTCACCCCATCTCCATATATACCGGGAAGGATATGGAGATAAGTGGGCTTTTGAAGTACCATCGGATCAGTTCACTGAGATCCATGACCCCTGGCAAGCGTTGCAGGATTTTATGCGGTACTGCAATATTATAGTCCCTCCAAAAATTCAGAAGGGGATTCAATGA
- a CDS encoding response regulator, protein MAEVPCRRIMVVDDDVFILEVMKELFKPEGIGVVAVESGDACIAELEKGFRGVILMDVMMPRKDGWDTIAEMIDRGLMDGNIVAMLTAKDVPDAELECLKEHVVDYITKPFEADEIVAVVKGYLDYLT, encoded by the coding sequence ATGGCGGAAGTGCCGTGCCGGCGGATTATGGTCGTCGACGACGACGTGTTCATTCTTGAGGTGATGAAGGAACTCTTCAAACCGGAAGGGATCGGCGTCGTCGCCGTGGAGAGTGGGGACGCGTGCATTGCGGAACTGGAGAAGGGGTTTCGTGGGGTCATCCTGATGGATGTCATGATGCCCCGAAAGGACGGGTGGGACACCATAGCGGAGATGATCGACCGGGGATTGATGGACGGGAACATCGTCGCGATGCTCACGGCAAAGGATGTCCCGGACGCAGAACTAGAGTGCCTCAAGGAGCATGTCGTCGACTATATCACGAAACCCTTCGAGGCGGATGAGATCGTGGCCGTCGTGAAGGGTTACCTCGATTATCTCACGTGA
- a CDS encoding sensor histidine kinase yields MTPRMARNPFRFLRGRGDVGGLGAVLVAGTSFTAVLAALFVESPGTNFVLWYLFFIPAVLAGYYYRERGIVAAATLGLVYLGITSLRAYPGPAASLLAALLPFVAMIALASLASLIGYSVREEQARNREAIERAPGGAFLLRCDDGTIAEANRKLAELLGYTREDLQDMPITRIWPYADDYNEFFSRAGPGAETAVIETQFVDRDGAARWLVLSGRCLDGALISCQVSEITRYKEAESALSAERRRLFSVLDTLPAYVALQGEDHTIRFANRAFRETFGDPEGKFCYEVQHGSRRPCNPCRGAQVFALKSPQRWEWDHTNGKTYEVHAYPFTDTDGSHLMLQLGIDITQRVQAEEALKGFAGNLQNKNRELEVMRNQLSLVNQDLDAMVRERTADVEKLLTQKDEFISQLGHDLKTPLTPLVALIPRILQQERDPGLRRLLEITSRNVTYMKDLVEKTLKLARMNSLYVELDLEPLNLRTELNNVLKNYAVPFKAKAITLQNNVPAGIAVRADRVLLGEIFDNLIANAVKYMENGTGTICIDAAREGEAVIVAVRDTGIGMTREQLERVFVEFYKADPSRHDLDSPGLGLAICRRIVERHGGRIWAESAGEGMGSTVIFSLEAAEEA; encoded by the coding sequence ATGACACCTCGTATGGCGAGGAACCCCTTCCGGTTCCTGCGGGGAAGGGGGGACGTTGGGGGACTCGGGGCGGTTCTGGTCGCAGGCACCTCGTTTACTGCGGTTCTTGCCGCCCTCTTTGTGGAGTCCCCCGGCACGAACTTCGTCCTCTGGTATCTCTTTTTCATTCCTGCCGTACTCGCCGGCTACTACTACCGCGAGAGAGGAATCGTCGCTGCCGCCACGCTCGGGCTTGTTTATCTCGGCATAACGTCGCTTCGCGCGTATCCGGGCCCGGCCGCTTCCCTCCTTGCGGCGCTCCTCCCCTTCGTCGCCATGATCGCCCTTGCGTCTCTCGCTTCGCTCATCGGATACTCGGTCCGCGAAGAACAGGCCCGTAACCGGGAAGCCATAGAGCGCGCTCCCGGCGGCGCGTTCCTCCTCCGGTGCGATGACGGAACGATAGCAGAGGCGAACCGGAAACTCGCAGAGCTCCTAGGCTACACGAGAGAAGACCTCCAGGATATGCCGATAACAAGGATCTGGCCGTATGCCGACGACTACAATGAGTTCTTCAGCCGAGCCGGCCCAGGTGCGGAGACCGCAGTCATCGAGACACAGTTTGTCGACCGAGACGGTGCAGCGCGCTGGCTCGTCCTCTCGGGGCGTTGCCTCGACGGCGCCCTCATATCCTGTCAGGTCTCGGAGATCACCCGGTATAAAGAGGCGGAATCGGCCCTGAGCGCCGAACGCCGCCGCCTCTTCTCGGTCTTGGATACGCTCCCCGCGTATGTCGCCCTGCAGGGAGAGGACCACACCATCAGGTTCGCCAACAGGGCGTTTCGGGAGACCTTCGGCGACCCGGAAGGCAAGTTTTGTTATGAGGTGCAACACGGTTCCCGCAGGCCCTGCAACCCCTGTCGGGGAGCGCAGGTCTTCGCCCTCAAGAGTCCGCAACGGTGGGAGTGGGACCACACAAACGGGAAGACCTACGAGGTCCACGCCTACCCGTTCACCGATACGGACGGGTCGCACCTGATGCTGCAACTCGGCATCGATATCACCCAGCGGGTGCAGGCGGAGGAAGCGCTCAAGGGGTTTGCCGGAAACCTCCAGAATAAGAACCGGGAACTGGAGGTGATGCGGAACCAACTCAGTCTCGTCAACCAAGACCTCGACGCGATGGTCAGGGAGAGAACCGCCGATGTGGAGAAACTCCTCACCCAGAAGGACGAGTTCATATCGCAGCTCGGGCACGACCTCAAGACGCCCTTAACCCCCCTGGTCGCGCTCATCCCCAGAATACTCCAGCAGGAGCGGGACCCAGGACTACGGCGGCTCCTCGAGATCACCAGCCGCAACGTCACCTACATGAAGGACTTGGTCGAGAAGACCCTGAAATTAGCCCGCATGAACTCCCTGTACGTCGAACTCGACCTCGAACCGCTGAATCTGCGCACCGAACTGAACAACGTTCTCAAAAATTACGCCGTCCCGTTCAAGGCAAAAGCCATAACCCTCCAGAACAACGTCCCGGCCGGGATCGCCGTCAGGGCCGACAGGGTCCTCCTCGGCGAGATCTTCGACAACCTGATCGCCAACGCCGTCAAGTACATGGAGAACGGGACCGGCACCATCTGTATCGACGCCGCCCGGGAAGGCGAGGCCGTCATCGTCGCGGTCAGGGATACCGGGATCGGCATGACCCGCGAGCAGCTCGAACGGGTGTTCGTCGAGTTTTACAAGGCCGACCCCTCCCGCCACGACCTCGACTCCCCGGGCCTCGGCCTCGCCATCTGCAGGCGGATCGTCGAGCGGCACGGGGGCCGCATATGGGCCGAGAGTGCCGGAGAAGGGATGGGATCGACCGTCATCTTCTCCCTCGAAGCGGCGGAAGAGGCGTGA
- a CDS encoding nucleotidyltransferase domain-containing protein, with amino-acid sequence MPPSRRLIHVDLHSPIDEKYSTTVEYYPTGGRPEPSVPKRGCVRDLEDVTTNVILYGSCARGEDTLTSDIDLSIETPAKEPVLEILQRHQKTLPRDLSPIVHTPDETYRLTVEDAPFFDSIQQGIVLWG; translated from the coding sequence ATGCCCCCATCCAGACGCCTTATACATGTTGATCTACATTCTCCAATTGATGAGAAATACTCAACAACTGTTGAATATTATCCAACAGGAGGGAGACCAGAACCATCTGTTCCGAAAAGAGGGTGCGTCCGTGACTTGGAGGACGTGACGACGAACGTCATCCTGTACGGCAGTTGCGCGAGAGGGGAGGATACCCTCACCAGCGATATCGACCTGTCTATCGAAACCCCCGCAAAAGAGCCTGTCCTGGAGATCCTGCAGAGACACCAGAAGACCCTGCCGCGGGACCTCTCCCCCATCGTCCATACGCCGGACGAAACATACCGGTTAACGGTTGAAGATGCCCCGTTCTTCGATAGCATCCAGCAGGGCATTGTCCTCTGGGGGTGA
- a CDS encoding dual specificity protein phosphatase family protein: protein MIEIHPNVFIGDEHDYVSKVRHEPGWCVIHACKEPYHRQALGYTGRAAPKDHPEYLIARRGNRLILNLVDAPDPAYIPGEIIDTALEYIDTCLRAGNRVLVHCNEGRSRSPGIGLLYLAKYTDRLPGDDFIQAEVVFRSIYPPYSPKQGIRGYTMANWGRYAVHRQPDPPTRLKGKG from the coding sequence ATGATCGAAATCCATCCAAACGTATTCATTGGCGATGAGCACGATTACGTATCAAAGGTCCGGCACGAGCCGGGGTGGTGTGTGATCCATGCCTGTAAGGAGCCATACCACCGTCAGGCGCTGGGGTATACCGGCCGGGCCGCCCCGAAAGACCACCCGGAATATCTTATTGCGCGGAGGGGAAACCGGCTCATTCTGAACCTGGTGGACGCCCCGGACCCGGCTTACATCCCCGGGGAAATTATCGACACAGCACTTGAGTACATCGACACCTGCCTGAGAGCCGGCAACCGGGTTCTCGTCCACTGCAACGAAGGGCGCTCGCGGTCACCCGGGATAGGTCTGCTATATCTCGCGAAGTACACAGACCGGCTTCCCGGAGACGATTTCATCCAGGCTGAAGTGGTGTTCCGCTCGATATATCCGCCCTATAGCCCAAAACAAGGCATAAGAGGATACACGATGGCCAACTGGGGCAGGTATGCAGTTCATAGGCAGCCAGACCCGCCAACCAGACTCAAAGGTAAGGGCTGA